The Parambassis ranga chromosome 19, fParRan2.1, whole genome shotgun sequence genome contains a region encoding:
- the LOC114451720 gene encoding uncharacterized protein LOC114451720 isoform X1 → MDPESTFARVERTWWTVWYYITGAVNRFLRPSPADTEDIDPNSFHESTEHRDPPDRSHEEEDDSVGRVLDEEQSFAKASEHGSFCSVVASNICTADIHLRPDNKSTECKKQLSGGTEDGEGTREERLDLTGNDDTGPPAAEGVAEIITLYTCRQDEKNEGRAEHKSDDVEKSEGNTGTEEEEVKVVPTVMLDNGQKVDETITEEQEDIMLHEDEQCLEEEGIDIIELRPEEEESIHRGETGAQMDDEVAVVTAVDTDVVLHESEVTEEDVKQPSVCEELLVMSEDESAVTGQERPMARCSEIEDEGEQEEEKISDAANNQQTDEVPEQGKDTTTEKHMLMECVPCSEEGVQNAEQDDVAVTEMQTKTRDTAVTVSPETGQEIREFKNISPGTSESPVVMLQEVNTPTCEETQEGVPEYNNELRPDENLTQKILEVEDCEEIQTFQLPEEEGESLQKGGSLLVREPMEENQESITGDISWSVGTASQESGRLCEEEEGKLQESSMKTEFQTTEELQGETEELLVHFGTDEVLYDSKDAAEEVCDMKGDTAVEEEVRDPNEKFQKMPENSFFDESGQALATEQNNIRTLFKGDITDSGFLRHSGETERELLEEMQEERDHVGEMQKKNQQVVVSEVSLHLERQDNQSPGMTVEMSEKEEMIKDAETADESNTSQSIIEEHVTETEASPRHQDVIDEELLDLWIETAMSEDTDNIRQQEGPEQEQQMDTEADLSPDKVSPKKEMEQLMESHSGESAFISDTEISSSTVESESLDQSLGEWGTQNLNEAQLQKPTSSLQGIDDMLLVSAPQSNSESHVDLMEGRATTEQYPDSGVSSPQMTHLNEESDKSQGSTEETGSQRDMEVTDMAGVSEWKDTEQAEVTKMRSPFQVEEKEVNDEPLVSDSPDEITHTEFISDSVEEEIILNEATSQSKEMLEGPQPGWLGKMSQDLNEVDAPLLDFTVQKSRIAVKNPLIRPPKDPRSLLNMPSADPTPSPRVPIKAAAGVPLGGLGIGIKLPGIGAGFPVLKKTKVEKDDNKQELISQQETEKKPQETSEAPQQDEVQHKPKWMPPRHPGFGNPLMSELKTKLKKTTKE, encoded by the exons ATGGACCCCGAAAGCACCTTTGCCAGGGTGGAGAGGACTTGGTGGACAGTTTGG TACTACATAACAGGAGCTGTGAACAGATTCCTCAGGCCATCACCTGCTGACACCGAAGACATCGATCCAAACTCCTTCCACGAATCTACAGAACACAGAGACCCTCCTGACCGTAgccatgaggaggaggatgactcGGTTGGACGTGTACTCGATGAGGAGCAGTCTTTTGCAAAAGCCTCTGAGCACGGTTCATTTTGTTCTGTTGTGGCCTCAAACATTTGCACCGCAGATATACATTTAAGACCCGACAACAAAAGCACGGAGTGCAAAAAACAGCTGAGCGGAGGCACTGAGGATGGTGAGGGCACGAGAGAGGAACGGCTCGACCTAACAGGAAATGATGACACAGGGCCTCCGGCCGCTGAAGGTGTTGCTGAGATCATAACCTTGTACACTTGCAGACAGGATGAGAAGAATGAAGGACGAGCTGAACATAAATCAGATGACGTAGAGAAAAGTGAAGGAAACACTggtactgaggaggaggaggtgaaggtggtGCCTACAGTGATGCTGGATAATGGTCAAAAAGTGGATGAAACAATAACTGAGGAACAAGAGGATATAATGCTCCATGAAGATGAGCAGTGTTTGGAAGAAGAAGGTATTGACATCATAGAATTGAGgccagaagaggaggaaagcaTACACAGAGGGGAGACGGGGGCTCAGATGGATGATGAAGTTGCAGTGGTGACAGCGGTAGACACAGATGTTGTGTTACATGAAAGTGAGGTAACAGAAGAAGATGTAAAGCAGCCGTCTGTCTGTGAAGAGTTGCTGGTTATGTCAGAGGATGAGTCAGCTGTAACTGGACAGGAGCGTCCGATGGCTCGTTGTAGTGAAATTGAGGATGAAGGTGagcaagaggaagaaaagatcaGTGATGCTGCAAACAACCAACAGACAGATGAGGTGCCTGAACAGGGAAAGGACACGACtacagaaaaacacatgttAATGGAATGTGTTCCATGCAGCGAAGAAGGTGTGCAGAATGCAGAACAAGATGATGTTGCGGTCACAGAAATGCAAACCAAAACAAGAGACACCGCAGTTACAGTATCACCCGAGACTGGACAGGAAATCAGAGAGTTTAAAAATATTTCCCCTGGGACAAGTGAAAGCCCGGTTGTTATGCTGCAGGAGGTAAATACTCCAACATGTGAGGAAACACAAGAGGGAGTTCCTGAATACAACAATGAGCTCAGGCCAGATGAAAACCTGACACAAAAGATCCTGGAAGTAGAAGACTGCGAGGAAATCCAGACTTTTCAATTAccagaagaggagggggagagccTACAAAAGGGTGGCTCTTTGCTGGTGAGGGAGCCTATGGAGGAGAACCAAGAAAGCATAACAGGAGATATCAGTTGGTCAGTTGGAACAGCCAGTCAAGAATCGGGACGCTtgtgtgaggaagaagaaggaaagtTACAGGAAAGCTCAATGAAGACAGAATTTCAGACAACAGAAGAGCTGCAGGGTGAGACTGAAGAGCTGTTGGTCCACTTTGGAACAGATGAAGTCTTATATGACTCCAAAGATGCTGCTGAAGAGGTTTGTGACATGAAAGGAGACACAGCAGTGGAGGAAGAAGTCAGAGACCCTAATGAGAAATTCCAGAAAATGCCAGAAAATAGCTTCTTTGATGAATCAGGACAAGCTTTGGCTACAGAGCAAAACAACATCAGGACTCTTTTTAAAGGAGACATAACTGACTCTGGGTTCTTGAGACACTCAGGTGAGACTGAGCGTGAATTACTTGAGGAAATGCAAGAGGAAAGGGATCATGTAGGTGAAATGCAGAAGAAAAACCAGCAGGTAGTAGTTTCAGAAGTATCTCTACACTTGGAGAGACAAGATAATCAATCACCAGGCATGACAGTTGAGATGAGTGAAAAGGAGGAGATGATAAAAGATGCTGAAACAGCTGATGAATCCAACACAAGCCAGTCCATTATAGAAGAACATGTTACAGAGACAGAAGCAAGCCCAAGACACCAGGATGTGATTGATGAAGAACTCCTGGACCTGTGGATAGAGACGGCTATGTCAGAGGACACTGATAACATCAGACAACAAGAAGGGCCTGAGCAAGAACAACAAATGGATACAGAAGCAGACCTATCACCGGATAAAGTATCACCTAAGAAGGAGATGGAGCAGCTGATGGAGTCACATTCAGGTGAATCTGCATTCATAAGTGACACAGAAATATCTTCATCAACTGTAGAGTCTGAGAGTTTGGACCAGTCTTTAGGTGAATGGGGTACTCAAAACTTGAATGAAGCTCAGCTACAGAAGCCAACTAGCTCCCTTCAAGGCATAGATGACATGTTACTGGTCTCTGCACCACAATCTAACTCTGAATCTCACGTTGATCTGATGGAGGGAAGAGCAACGACAGAGCAGTACCCTGATTCAGGAGTGTCATCACCACAGATGACACATCTAAATGAGGAATCTGATAAATCACAAGGAAGCACAGAAGAAACTGGATCACAGAGGGACATGGAGGTGACAGACATGGCAGGTGTGTCAGAGTGGAAGGACACTGAACAAGCAGAGGTGACCAAAATGAGATCTCCTTTCCAAGTTGAGGAAAAAGAAGTGAATGATGAGCCTCTGGTGTCAGACTCACCAgatgaaatcacacacactgagttcaTAAGTGACTCGGTAGAGGAAGAAATCATACTAAACGAAGCCACTTCACAAAGCAAGGAGATGTTGGAGGGGCCACAGCCAGGATGGCTAGGAAAAATGTCTCAGGATCTGAACGAG GTGGATGCCCCTTTGCTGGATTTTACTGTGCAAAAGTCACGGATTGCAGTCAAAAACCCTCTTATAAGGCCACCAAAAGATCCCCGCTCTTTGCTGAACATGCCCTCTGCAGATCCCACTCCCTCTCCACGTGTGCCaatcaaagctgctgcaggtgtgcCCTTAGGAGGCTTGGGTATAGGCATAAAACTGCCTG GGATTGGTGCAGGTTTTCCtgttttaaaaaagacaaaagtggagaaagatgataacaaacaggaGTTAATCTCACAG CAGGAAACTGAGAAAAAGCCACAAGAGACCAGTGAAGCTCCCCAACAAGATGAGGTGCAGCACAAACCAAAATGGATGCCACCAAGACATCCAGG GTTTGGAAATCCACTCATGTCTGAGCTGAAGACCAAACTGAAGAAGACCACAAAAGAATAA
- the LOC114451720 gene encoding uncharacterized protein LOC114451720 isoform X2 gives MDPESTFARVERTWWTVWYYITGAVNRFLRPSPADTEDIDPNSFHESTEHRDPPDRSHEEEDDSVGRVLDEEQSFAKASEHGSFCSVVASNICTADIHLRPDNKSTECKKQLSGGTEDGEGTREERLDLTGNDDTGPPAAEGVAEIITLYTCRQDEKNEGRAEHKSDDVEKSEGNTGTEEEEVKVVPTVMLDNGQKVDETITEEQEDIMLHEDEQCLEEEGIDIIELRPEEEESIHRGETGAQMDDEVAVVTAVDTDVVLHESEVTEEDVKQPSVCEELLVMSEDESAVTGQERPMARCSEIEDEGEQEEEKISDAANNQQTDEVPEQGKDTTTEKHMLMECVPCSEEGVQNAEQDDVAVTEMQTKTRDTAVTVSPETGQEIREFKNISPGTSESPVVMLQEVNTPTCEETQEGVPEYNNELRPDENLTQKILEVEDCEEIQTFQLPEEEGESLQKGGSLLVREPMEENQESITGDISWSVGTASQESGRLCEEEEGKLQESSMKTEFQTTEELQGETEELLVHFGTDEVLYDSKDAAEEVCDMKGDTAVEEEVRDPNEKFQKMPENSFFDESGQALATEQNNIRTLFKGDITDSGFLRHSGETERELLEEMQEERDHVGEMQKKNQQVVVSEVSLHLERQDNQSPGMTVEMSEKEEMIKDAETADESNTSQSIIEEHVTETEASPRHQDVIDEELLDLWIETAMSEDTDNIRQQEGPEQEQQMDTEADLSPDKVSPKKEMEQLMESHSGESAFISDTEISSSTVESESLDQSLGEWGTQNLNEAQLQKPTSSLQGIDDMLLVSAPQSNSESHVDLMEGRATTEQYPDSGVSSPQMTHLNEESDKSQGSTEETGSQRDMEVTDMAGVSEWKDTEQAEVTKMRSPFQVEEKEVNDEPLVSDSPDEITHTEFISDSVEEEIILNEATSQSKEMLEGPQPGWLGKMSQDLNEVDAPLLDFTVQKSRIAVKNPLIRPPKDPRSLLNMPSADPTPSPRVPIKAAAGVPLGGLGIGIKLPGIGAGFPVLKKTKVEKDDNKQELISQETEKKPQETSEAPQQDEVQHKPKWMPPRHPGFGNPLMSELKTKLKKTTKE, from the exons ATGGACCCCGAAAGCACCTTTGCCAGGGTGGAGAGGACTTGGTGGACAGTTTGG TACTACATAACAGGAGCTGTGAACAGATTCCTCAGGCCATCACCTGCTGACACCGAAGACATCGATCCAAACTCCTTCCACGAATCTACAGAACACAGAGACCCTCCTGACCGTAgccatgaggaggaggatgactcGGTTGGACGTGTACTCGATGAGGAGCAGTCTTTTGCAAAAGCCTCTGAGCACGGTTCATTTTGTTCTGTTGTGGCCTCAAACATTTGCACCGCAGATATACATTTAAGACCCGACAACAAAAGCACGGAGTGCAAAAAACAGCTGAGCGGAGGCACTGAGGATGGTGAGGGCACGAGAGAGGAACGGCTCGACCTAACAGGAAATGATGACACAGGGCCTCCGGCCGCTGAAGGTGTTGCTGAGATCATAACCTTGTACACTTGCAGACAGGATGAGAAGAATGAAGGACGAGCTGAACATAAATCAGATGACGTAGAGAAAAGTGAAGGAAACACTggtactgaggaggaggaggtgaaggtggtGCCTACAGTGATGCTGGATAATGGTCAAAAAGTGGATGAAACAATAACTGAGGAACAAGAGGATATAATGCTCCATGAAGATGAGCAGTGTTTGGAAGAAGAAGGTATTGACATCATAGAATTGAGgccagaagaggaggaaagcaTACACAGAGGGGAGACGGGGGCTCAGATGGATGATGAAGTTGCAGTGGTGACAGCGGTAGACACAGATGTTGTGTTACATGAAAGTGAGGTAACAGAAGAAGATGTAAAGCAGCCGTCTGTCTGTGAAGAGTTGCTGGTTATGTCAGAGGATGAGTCAGCTGTAACTGGACAGGAGCGTCCGATGGCTCGTTGTAGTGAAATTGAGGATGAAGGTGagcaagaggaagaaaagatcaGTGATGCTGCAAACAACCAACAGACAGATGAGGTGCCTGAACAGGGAAAGGACACGACtacagaaaaacacatgttAATGGAATGTGTTCCATGCAGCGAAGAAGGTGTGCAGAATGCAGAACAAGATGATGTTGCGGTCACAGAAATGCAAACCAAAACAAGAGACACCGCAGTTACAGTATCACCCGAGACTGGACAGGAAATCAGAGAGTTTAAAAATATTTCCCCTGGGACAAGTGAAAGCCCGGTTGTTATGCTGCAGGAGGTAAATACTCCAACATGTGAGGAAACACAAGAGGGAGTTCCTGAATACAACAATGAGCTCAGGCCAGATGAAAACCTGACACAAAAGATCCTGGAAGTAGAAGACTGCGAGGAAATCCAGACTTTTCAATTAccagaagaggagggggagagccTACAAAAGGGTGGCTCTTTGCTGGTGAGGGAGCCTATGGAGGAGAACCAAGAAAGCATAACAGGAGATATCAGTTGGTCAGTTGGAACAGCCAGTCAAGAATCGGGACGCTtgtgtgaggaagaagaaggaaagtTACAGGAAAGCTCAATGAAGACAGAATTTCAGACAACAGAAGAGCTGCAGGGTGAGACTGAAGAGCTGTTGGTCCACTTTGGAACAGATGAAGTCTTATATGACTCCAAAGATGCTGCTGAAGAGGTTTGTGACATGAAAGGAGACACAGCAGTGGAGGAAGAAGTCAGAGACCCTAATGAGAAATTCCAGAAAATGCCAGAAAATAGCTTCTTTGATGAATCAGGACAAGCTTTGGCTACAGAGCAAAACAACATCAGGACTCTTTTTAAAGGAGACATAACTGACTCTGGGTTCTTGAGACACTCAGGTGAGACTGAGCGTGAATTACTTGAGGAAATGCAAGAGGAAAGGGATCATGTAGGTGAAATGCAGAAGAAAAACCAGCAGGTAGTAGTTTCAGAAGTATCTCTACACTTGGAGAGACAAGATAATCAATCACCAGGCATGACAGTTGAGATGAGTGAAAAGGAGGAGATGATAAAAGATGCTGAAACAGCTGATGAATCCAACACAAGCCAGTCCATTATAGAAGAACATGTTACAGAGACAGAAGCAAGCCCAAGACACCAGGATGTGATTGATGAAGAACTCCTGGACCTGTGGATAGAGACGGCTATGTCAGAGGACACTGATAACATCAGACAACAAGAAGGGCCTGAGCAAGAACAACAAATGGATACAGAAGCAGACCTATCACCGGATAAAGTATCACCTAAGAAGGAGATGGAGCAGCTGATGGAGTCACATTCAGGTGAATCTGCATTCATAAGTGACACAGAAATATCTTCATCAACTGTAGAGTCTGAGAGTTTGGACCAGTCTTTAGGTGAATGGGGTACTCAAAACTTGAATGAAGCTCAGCTACAGAAGCCAACTAGCTCCCTTCAAGGCATAGATGACATGTTACTGGTCTCTGCACCACAATCTAACTCTGAATCTCACGTTGATCTGATGGAGGGAAGAGCAACGACAGAGCAGTACCCTGATTCAGGAGTGTCATCACCACAGATGACACATCTAAATGAGGAATCTGATAAATCACAAGGAAGCACAGAAGAAACTGGATCACAGAGGGACATGGAGGTGACAGACATGGCAGGTGTGTCAGAGTGGAAGGACACTGAACAAGCAGAGGTGACCAAAATGAGATCTCCTTTCCAAGTTGAGGAAAAAGAAGTGAATGATGAGCCTCTGGTGTCAGACTCACCAgatgaaatcacacacactgagttcaTAAGTGACTCGGTAGAGGAAGAAATCATACTAAACGAAGCCACTTCACAAAGCAAGGAGATGTTGGAGGGGCCACAGCCAGGATGGCTAGGAAAAATGTCTCAGGATCTGAACGAG GTGGATGCCCCTTTGCTGGATTTTACTGTGCAAAAGTCACGGATTGCAGTCAAAAACCCTCTTATAAGGCCACCAAAAGATCCCCGCTCTTTGCTGAACATGCCCTCTGCAGATCCCACTCCCTCTCCACGTGTGCCaatcaaagctgctgcaggtgtgcCCTTAGGAGGCTTGGGTATAGGCATAAAACTGCCTG GGATTGGTGCAGGTTTTCCtgttttaaaaaagacaaaagtggagaaagatgataacaaacaggaGTTAATCTCACAG GAAACTGAGAAAAAGCCACAAGAGACCAGTGAAGCTCCCCAACAAGATGAGGTGCAGCACAAACCAAAATGGATGCCACCAAGACATCCAGG GTTTGGAAATCCACTCATGTCTGAGCTGAAGACCAAACTGAAGAAGACCACAAAAGAATAA